In the genome of Marispirochaeta sp., one region contains:
- the citC gene encoding [citrate (pro-3S)-lyase] ligase, producing the protein MHHTIIMDWEANVSVRSLSPRVPSERDKVAGFLERHGLDYEDDIEYSIGIFSGDTMVATGSLSGKVVKGVVVDEEHRGEDLTAKVLTYLKIRAHNKGIDSLFIYTSPNNREQFTALGYTRIASTEDVLLLEDNSRNFGLYLAELSGLNPQSLLAASLVMNCNPFTFGHRYLVERAAAENPLVLLFVVQEDRSVFPFDVRMKLIKEGTRDLANVRVIPGGDYIISNATFPSYFIKDKGKIFETHTHLDLTIFGEHIAPAAGIKRRYVGQEPFCPVTRRYNQSMHEILPGYGIEVVEIERKESDRTAISASEVRRLIAAGKTEDTKKLVPPYTYDFLGSAEAEDIRSKLQGGSA; encoded by the coding sequence GTGCATCACACTATCATCATGGATTGGGAGGCAAATGTCAGTGTCCGCAGCCTGTCGCCGCGGGTTCCATCGGAACGGGACAAGGTTGCAGGATTTCTTGAACGTCACGGCCTGGATTACGAGGATGATATTGAATACTCCATCGGCATTTTCAGTGGTGACACCATGGTGGCTACCGGATCGCTTTCCGGAAAGGTGGTAAAAGGGGTCGTTGTCGATGAGGAGCACCGGGGCGAGGATCTTACCGCCAAAGTCCTGACCTATCTGAAAATCCGGGCCCATAATAAGGGTATTGATTCCCTCTTTATCTATACATCACCGAACAACAGGGAGCAATTTACCGCTCTTGGGTATACCCGGATAGCCTCCACCGAGGATGTACTTCTTCTGGAGGATAACAGCCGCAATTTTGGATTGTATCTTGCAGAACTTTCCGGGCTTAACCCTCAAAGCCTGCTGGCGGCATCTCTGGTAATGAACTGCAATCCTTTTACCTTTGGACACCGCTATCTTGTTGAGCGGGCCGCCGCGGAGAATCCCCTGGTTCTTCTCTTTGTTGTCCAGGAGGACCGGTCGGTATTTCCTTTTGATGTGCGTATGAAGCTGATCAAGGAGGGCACCCGGGACCTGGCAAATGTCAGGGTCATTCCCGGAGGAGACTATATCATCTCCAATGCCACCTTTCCAAGCTACTTTATCAAGGACAAGGGAAAGATCTTCGAGACCCACACACACCTGGATCTGACCATCTTCGGTGAGCATATTGCCCCGGCAGCCGGAATTAAACGACGCTACGTTGGCCAGGAGCCTTTCTGTCCGGTTACCCGGCGTTACAACCAGAGCATGCACGAAATCCTGCCGGGCTATGGCATAGAAGTCGTTGAGATCGAGCGCAAGGAGTCGGACAGGACTGCCATAAGCGCCTCCGAGGTACGGCGTCTGATTGCCGCCGGAAAAACTGAAGATACGAAGAAATTAGTGCCCCCGTACACCTATGATTTTCTTGGCTCCGCAGAAGCGGAGGATATCCGCAGCAAACTTCAAGGAGGATCTGCGTGA
- the citE gene encoding citrate (pro-3S)-lyase subunit beta produces MKLRRTMLYVPGGNAAMVKDAHIYRSDAIMFDLEDSIDVNEKDSARLLVFHALRTLNYEGTETVVRINGLDSEYGRDDIKAMVNAGPDIIRLPKAETAQDIHDVEELIRKEEKSIGLDEGSIGLMAAIESPLGILNAYQIATASSRLIGIAFGAEDYVTNMKTNRSRAGTEIFYARSALVTAARAAGIYALDTVFSDLNDEEGFVEEVRMAKQLGFDGKSIISPRQIRPVHDVFAPTEKEVEAAMRVMRGIAEAKKRNTGVITVDGKMVDKPMVDRAERVIEMAKASGLRIPEEEFNV; encoded by the coding sequence ATGAAACTGCGAAGAACAATGCTGTATGTTCCCGGAGGCAACGCCGCCATGGTGAAGGATGCCCATATCTACCGCTCCGATGCAATCATGTTCGACCTGGAAGACTCCATCGATGTAAACGAAAAGGACAGCGCCCGGCTTCTGGTTTTTCACGCCCTGCGAACCTTGAATTACGAAGGTACTGAAACCGTTGTCCGAATTAACGGCCTGGATTCGGAGTACGGCAGGGATGACATAAAAGCCATGGTCAATGCCGGGCCCGACATTATCCGGCTTCCCAAGGCCGAGACCGCCCAGGATATCCATGATGTAGAGGAACTTATCCGGAAAGAGGAGAAGTCCATTGGTCTGGATGAAGGCAGCATTGGTCTGATGGCGGCCATCGAAAGTCCCCTGGGCATCCTTAATGCCTACCAGATAGCCACAGCCAGTTCCCGGCTGATCGGCATCGCCTTCGGAGCGGAAGATTATGTTACCAACATGAAGACAAACCGGAGCAGGGCGGGTACGGAGATATTCTACGCCCGCTCAGCCCTGGTCACCGCTGCCCGGGCCGCCGGGATATACGCCCTGGATACGGTGTTTTCCGATCTGAACGACGAGGAAGGCTTTGTGGAAGAAGTCCGCATGGCAAAACAGCTCGGTTTCGACGGCAAGTCGATCATATCTCCCCGGCAAATCCGTCCGGTGCATGATGTTTTCGCGCCCACGGAAAAAGAGGTTGAGGCCGCAATGCGGGTTATGCGGGGTATAGCGGAAGCGAAGAAGCGTAATACCGGCGTTATTACTGTGGACGGCAAGATGGTGGACAAGCCCATGGTCGACCGGGCCGAGCGGGTAATCGAGATGGCCAAGGCTTCGGGTCTGCGGATCCCCGAGGAGGAGTTCAATGTCTGA
- a CDS encoding response regulator transcription factor produces the protein MLRVLIADDHPVLRRGLIQLMEESLSVSEIYETGRGCEVLPRLRETPVDVLILDISLPDKDGMIVLADVKQEFPELPVLMLSIQPETQYAARALKLGAAGCLNKATAPEELVRAVRQVARGEHYMNETTSSILLETIRHPGTTLPHELLSERETQVMLSIASGKTLSEIADELYISVKTVSTYRSRLLEKMNLKNNAQLTQYVYKHKLMPIS, from the coding sequence ATGTTGCGCGTTTTAATTGCCGATGACCACCCGGTTTTGCGCCGGGGGCTGATTCAGCTTATGGAAGAATCCCTTTCGGTTTCTGAAATATACGAGACCGGCCGCGGCTGTGAAGTTCTGCCCAGGCTTCGGGAGACCCCTGTGGATGTCCTGATCCTGGATATAAGCCTTCCTGACAAGGATGGAATGATCGTTCTGGCAGATGTCAAGCAGGAGTTCCCCGAACTGCCGGTGCTGATGCTGAGCATACAGCCGGAAACCCAATACGCGGCCAGAGCCTTAAAGCTTGGTGCTGCGGGCTGCCTGAACAAGGCGACGGCACCGGAAGAGCTGGTCCGGGCGGTCCGTCAGGTTGCCCGCGGCGAGCATTACATGAATGAAACGACTTCCAGCATTCTCCTGGAAACCATACGGCACCCCGGCACGACTCTGCCCCATGAGCTGCTCTCTGAACGGGAGACTCAGGTAATGCTTTCCATAGCCTCCGGAAAAACCCTGTCAGAGATTGCCGACGAACTCTATATAAGTGTAAAAACGGTAAGCACCTATCGCAGCCGGCTGCTTGAGAAGATGAACCTGAAGAATAATGCCCAGCTTACCCAGTATGTTTATAAGCACAAATTGATGCCCATCTCATGA
- the citF gene encoding citrate lyase subunit alpha gives MSENAIGREIPDTIPGYEKVKPFQGAFANTPLVRQEKGNRNLPRLNKLLDTVEQAVLKTGLKDGMTVSFHHHFRNGDKVVNMVMDVIANLGIKNLTLASSSLTTVHDELVPHIKNKVISRIITSGLRSKLGEQISAGLMDVPVLFHSHGGRARAVETGQIKIDVAFLGVPSSDVYGNANGFTGGSACGSLGYAIVDAKHASKVVLITDNLVEYPNTPFSIDQDLVDHIVVVDSVGDSSRIATGATRITSNPKDLLIAQNAADVIAYSPYFEDGFSLQTGSGGASLATTRYLSDYMRRRGVSCSWALGGITSQIVKMHQEGLIKRMLDVQSFDLDAVNSIAVNPMHTEIDASYYANPLNKGCAVNKLNVVILSALEIDTDFNVNVLTGSDGIIMGASGGHSDTAVGSGLSIVVAPLIRGRISSVVDRVLTVITPGESVDILVTDRGIAINPRRKDLVDYYRGSKLPLYTIHELKERAERVAGTPEPIKFGDKIVGLVEYRDGTIIDVIRNVAD, from the coding sequence ATGTCTGAGAATGCTATAGGACGGGAAATCCCCGATACAATACCTGGTTACGAAAAAGTCAAACCCTTTCAGGGGGCCTTTGCCAATACTCCCCTGGTGCGGCAGGAAAAAGGAAACCGCAACCTTCCCCGGCTGAATAAACTGCTGGATACAGTCGAACAGGCTGTGCTCAAAACCGGTCTTAAAGACGGTATGACAGTTTCTTTTCATCACCACTTTCGTAACGGCGACAAGGTCGTCAATATGGTGATGGATGTTATTGCAAATCTGGGTATTAAAAACCTGACCCTGGCAAGCTCTTCCCTGACAACGGTACATGACGAGCTTGTTCCACATATAAAAAACAAGGTGATCAGCCGCATTATAACCAGCGGCCTCAGGAGTAAACTCGGGGAGCAGATCTCTGCCGGGCTTATGGATGTGCCGGTTCTCTTTCACTCCCACGGTGGACGGGCACGGGCAGTGGAAACGGGACAGATCAAGATCGACGTCGCTTTTTTGGGGGTTCCTTCCAGCGATGTTTACGGCAATGCCAACGGCTTTACCGGAGGGTCCGCCTGCGGCTCCCTGGGCTACGCGATAGTCGATGCCAAGCATGCCTCCAAGGTAGTGCTTATAACAGATAATCTTGTGGAGTACCCCAATACCCCCTTCAGTATCGATCAGGACCTGGTAGATCACATCGTTGTGGTTGATTCTGTGGGGGATTCCAGCCGCATAGCCACCGGGGCGACCAGAATAACCAGCAATCCCAAGGACCTTTTAATCGCCCAGAACGCCGCGGATGTAATTGCCTATTCCCCCTATTTTGAGGACGGTTTTTCCCTTCAGACCGGTTCCGGCGGGGCCTCTCTGGCGACAACCCGTTATCTGTCGGACTATATGCGCCGTCGGGGTGTCTCCTGCAGCTGGGCCCTGGGGGGCATAACCAGCCAGATAGTAAAGATGCATCAGGAAGGACTGATCAAGCGCATGCTCGATGTACAGAGTTTTGACCTGGATGCAGTCAACTCTATTGCTGTAAATCCCATGCACACGGAAATAGACGCCTCCTATTACGCGAACCCCTTAAACAAGGGCTGTGCCGTGAACAAGCTGAACGTGGTGATCCTGAGCGCCCTGGAGATCGACACGGACTTTAACGTTAATGTACTGACAGGGTCAGACGGAATAATTATGGGAGCTTCCGGGGGGCATTCCGATACAGCCGTGGGTTCGGGTCTCTCTATTGTAGTGGCGCCCCTGATCCGCGGCAGAATTTCCAGCGTTGTGGACCGGGTTTTGACGGTTATTACCCCCGGCGAAAGCGTGGATATCCTGGTTACCGACAGAGGTATCGCCATCAATCCCCGCAGAAAGGACCTGGTTGACTATTATCGCGGCAGTAAATTGCCGTTGTACACGATTCACGAGTTAAAAGAACGGGCTGAACGGGTGGCTGGCACACCGGAACCCATAAAATTCGGCGACAAGATTGTCGGCCTTGTGGAATACCGTGACGGAACCATTATCGATGTGATTCGAAACGTCGCGGATTAA
- a CDS encoding 3-isopropylmalate dehydratase small subunit has translation MKTFYVGKAHLFGKNIDTDQIYPGQYLELVEPEDVAQHCLEGADPEFASRVQPCDIVVAGTNFGCGSSREHAAIALKHAGVAAVVAESFARIFYRNAINLALPLLVCKGIAAQAASGDTLELDLVNGTVRNTRTGKVLEGEKLSPYAMNILDKGGIKAIFLEKTRKSG, from the coding sequence ATGAAAACCTTCTATGTCGGGAAAGCCCATCTTTTTGGAAAGAACATCGATACCGACCAGATTTATCCGGGGCAGTACCTGGAACTGGTAGAGCCGGAAGATGTTGCGCAGCACTGCCTGGAAGGCGCAGACCCGGAGTTTGCCTCCAGGGTGCAGCCCTGTGATATCGTGGTAGCGGGTACCAATTTTGGCTGCGGTTCCAGCCGGGAACACGCGGCTATTGCGTTAAAACACGCCGGTGTCGCAGCAGTAGTAGCCGAATCCTTTGCCCGCATTTTTTACCGGAATGCCATAAACCTGGCGCTGCCGTTGCTTGTCTGCAAAGGAATAGCCGCACAGGCGGCAAGCGGGGATACCCTGGAGCTTGATCTGGTAAATGGTACGGTCCGTAATACACGGACGGGGAAAGTCCTTGAAGGAGAGAAGCTTTCACCCTACGCGATGAATATCCTCGACAAGGGCGGCATCAAGGCGATTTTCCTGGAAAAGACACGGAAAAGCGGCTGA
- a CDS encoding two-component regulator propeller domain-containing protein, which translates to MRKVIILASLAVLLLASPQYAEEPMQFIHLSLREGLSNNSVFSVYQDHLGFMWFGTFSGLNRYDGREIEVFKPEQAKPDSISGSVIFDVFEDSNQRLWIGTDGGGLNRYNFSDGSFSVYQAEADNPNSLPSQKVFCLEEDSAGRIWVGTGDAGIAIFTTETEQFIRYSQSQVDGLKSDVIRVLFRDSGDRMWIGTQGGGLSMFRDGFSLSNYFDKGTVREVFEDSRGRIWVGLENEGLYITETASDEPSFRQIIGAKSVRCIAEDNFGTIWAGTERSGLVLVHQDFSTRTVVHDQNSDFSLSSDFIRDIYVDESGIVWVATRGGGVDRYNPRARGFKYLLQGGYDVRQILESSDGTFWVTTDGQGLLRMNQNGAVTHYLHSAHDPDGISSNHLYSLAEDAGGNIWIGSDGDGLMQYRKGEDRFLKYYADHENPESLSSDVVWALLVDRDGKLWIGTEGGGLNRHVPGENRFVSFMNIPGGPESLLGNSIRALYEDSRGNLWIGTWDGGLSMKVRGEDRFVNYTRDPGDLHSLSDNSVNCISGDKEGNLWIGTSGGGLNRFDPESGRFRAFRVGDGLSDDNVFGILPDNSGYLWVSTANGLSRFDLITEQITNLWRSDGTLSNQFGRNAYFRSSDGNLLFGTARGILSFDPEKVHVNAYSPDIRITGFSLFNEEIPVGIPVRGRVYLEKNICLTESLTVYPGDSFIGFSFASLDYADSGKNKYAVRLNGFDTDWHYLRTENTYYYSSLPPGSYMLQVMGTNSNGVWSNNYADLEITVVPPFYQTWYFALFMGGLFVSIFVVIGRIRIAGLDKRNRMLQQFSNYVQDIREEERKAVARDVHDELGQLLTTLKMHIFWLSQNAASVQEQRQARYESMLGIINETLDWSKDLATRLRPVILDNLSLGEAVEWLLDETERHTPVQFQRSIGPTPDMKVDRATAVFRIIQETITNIIRHSNATTASMLLESTNGNLLVTVRDDGKGMEKNKLTDTESYGIIGMQERAKHLGGEISIHSTPLGTTVILRIPVAG; encoded by the coding sequence GTGAGAAAGGTCATTATCCTGGCTTCTTTAGCTGTACTGCTGCTTGCGTCCCCGCAGTACGCAGAGGAACCAATGCAGTTTATTCATCTCTCCCTGCGGGAAGGCTTGTCCAACAATTCCGTCTTCTCTGTCTATCAGGATCACCTGGGCTTTATGTGGTTCGGTACCTTCTCCGGGCTGAACCGCTACGACGGCCGGGAAATAGAGGTATTCAAACCCGAACAGGCAAAACCGGACAGCATTTCCGGTTCTGTTATTTTTGATGTCTTTGAAGACTCCAATCAGCGTCTCTGGATCGGTACCGACGGAGGCGGCCTGAACCGATACAATTTTTCCGATGGATCCTTTTCGGTTTACCAGGCCGAAGCGGATAACCCGAACTCCCTCCCCAGTCAGAAGGTATTCTGTCTGGAAGAGGATTCCGCCGGACGGATCTGGGTCGGCACCGGCGATGCAGGAATCGCCATCTTCACTACAGAAACGGAACAGTTTATCCGGTATTCTCAATCTCAGGTTGACGGACTGAAAAGCGATGTTATCCGCGTCCTGTTCAGGGACTCCGGTGACCGTATGTGGATCGGGACCCAGGGGGGCGGGCTTTCCATGTTTCGGGACGGATTCTCCCTGAGCAACTATTTTGACAAGGGAACGGTACGGGAGGTGTTCGAAGACTCCCGGGGCAGAATCTGGGTAGGGCTGGAGAATGAAGGTCTCTATATTACTGAAACTGCTTCCGATGAACCCTCGTTCCGGCAGATAATCGGGGCTAAAAGTGTCAGATGCATCGCGGAGGACAATTTCGGCACAATCTGGGCCGGCACTGAACGGAGCGGGCTGGTCCTGGTGCATCAGGATTTTTCTACCCGGACGGTAGTTCACGATCAGAACAGCGATTTTTCCCTGAGCAGTGACTTTATTCGTGATATTTATGTGGATGAATCAGGTATCGTATGGGTTGCCACCAGGGGCGGCGGTGTTGACAGGTATAATCCCCGGGCCAGAGGGTTCAAGTATCTTCTCCAGGGCGGATACGACGTACGGCAGATACTCGAGTCCTCCGACGGTACGTTCTGGGTAACAACGGACGGCCAGGGGCTCCTGCGTATGAATCAGAACGGGGCGGTGACTCATTACCTCCATTCTGCGCACGATCCTGACGGTATCAGCAGCAACCATCTCTACTCCCTGGCGGAGGATGCCGGCGGCAATATCTGGATCGGCAGCGATGGTGACGGCCTGATGCAGTACAGAAAGGGGGAAGACCGGTTCCTGAAGTATTATGCGGATCATGAGAATCCTGAATCCCTGAGCTCCGATGTCGTCTGGGCCCTCCTTGTGGACCGGGATGGGAAACTCTGGATCGGTACCGAGGGGGGAGGTTTGAACCGGCATGTACCGGGAGAGAACAGATTCGTCAGCTTTATGAACATTCCCGGCGGGCCGGAATCCCTGCTGGGAAACTCGATCCGGGCCCTCTACGAGGACTCCCGCGGCAATTTATGGATTGGAACCTGGGACGGGGGCCTGAGCATGAAGGTCCGGGGGGAGGACCGCTTTGTTAATTACACCCGTGACCCTGGTGATCTCCACAGTCTCAGCGATAACAGTGTGAACTGTATCTCCGGTGACAAGGAGGGAAACCTCTGGATCGGGACATCCGGGGGCGGATTGAACCGTTTTGATCCGGAGAGCGGCCGGTTCCGGGCCTTTCGGGTAGGAGACGGGCTTTCCGACGACAATGTATTCGGTATACTCCCGGATAACAGCGGCTATCTGTGGGTAAGTACCGCAAATGGATTATCCCGCTTTGACCTGATAACCGAGCAGATTACCAACTTGTGGAGATCCGATGGCACCCTCTCCAATCAGTTTGGCCGGAACGCATATTTTCGCAGCTCCGATGGAAACCTTCTGTTCGGCACTGCCCGGGGAATTCTGAGCTTTGATCCGGAAAAGGTCCATGTAAACGCTTATTCCCCGGATATCCGGATTACCGGCTTCAGCCTTTTCAACGAGGAGATCCCAGTGGGAATTCCGGTACGAGGACGGGTCTACTTGGAGAAAAATATCTGTCTGACAGAGAGCCTGACCGTCTATCCCGGGGACAGTTTTATCGGTTTCTCTTTTGCCTCCCTGGATTATGCCGATTCCGGGAAAAACAAATACGCCGTGCGGCTTAACGGTTTTGATACTGACTGGCATTATCTGAGGACAGAGAACACCTACTACTATTCCAGTCTTCCCCCGGGATCCTACATGCTTCAGGTTATGGGTACCAACAGTAACGGGGTATGGAGCAACAACTATGCTGACCTTGAAATAACAGTGGTACCTCCTTTTTATCAGACCTGGTATTTTGCCCTGTTTATGGGGGGACTGTTTGTTTCGATTTTTGTTGTTATCGGCAGAATCCGGATCGCCGGGCTCGATAAGCGGAATCGAATGCTGCAGCAGTTTTCCAACTATGTGCAGGACATCAGGGAAGAGGAACGCAAAGCAGTGGCCCGGGATGTGCATGATGAGCTTGGTCAGCTGCTTACCACCCTTAAGATGCATATCTTCTGGCTTTCGCAAAATGCCGCATCGGTACAGGAACAGCGGCAGGCCCGTTACGAATCCATGCTCGGGATTATCAACGAAACCCTGGACTGGTCAAAAGACCTTGCCACCAGACTGCGCCCGGTTATTCTTGATAACCTGAGCCTTGGCGAGGCGGTGGAGTGGCTCCTGGACGAGACAGAGCGTCATACCCCGGTTCAGTTTCAGCGCTCTATCGGCCCAACACCGGATATGAAGGTGGATCGGGCCACGGCGGTTTTCAGAATAATTCAGGAGACGATTACCAATATTATTCGGCATTCCAATGCTACGACGGCATCCATGCTGCTGGAGTCGACTAATGGTAATCTTCTTGTCACTGTCCGGGACGACGGAAAGGGTATGGAGAAAAACAAACTTACCGATACTGAATCCTATGGTATAATCGGTATGCAGGAGCGGGCGAAACATCTTGGAGGTGAGATTTCGATCCATTCCACACCCCTTGGAACCACTGTAATCTTGAGAATCCCTGTAGCAGGATGA
- the citD gene encoding citrate lyase acyl carrier protein, which produces MKITKKGIAGTLESSDVLVTVSPASEPGIHIELESIVKKQFGKRINTVVQEVLEGLGIRDVHVLLQDKGALDCTIRARLEAAAYRAAGISQMQWRR; this is translated from the coding sequence GTGAAGATCACCAAAAAAGGCATTGCCGGGACTCTGGAGTCCAGTGATGTTCTTGTTACCGTCAGTCCCGCCTCCGAGCCGGGCATACACATCGAGCTGGAGAGCATCGTAAAAAAACAATTCGGCAAGCGGATTAATACAGTTGTACAGGAGGTTCTGGAGGGGCTGGGAATCCGGGATGTTCATGTTTTGCTGCAGGATAAAGGTGCCCTGGACTGTACGATCCGGGCCCGTCTGGAAGCTGCGGCCTACCGGGCCGCGGGAATAAGCCAGATGCAGTGGAGGCGATGA